In Streptomyces sp. TLI_146, the genomic stretch CGGCGGGCGCGGAGACGGGACTCACCTTCCAGGGGTACACCGCCCTCAACGGTGTCCTGTACGTCTACCAGTGGAAGAAGGACCCGGTCACGACCTACCCCGGGACCGCATACATCACGTCGTACTCCCTGGACTCGAAGACGAAGCTCGACTCGCAGGTGGTCACCGGCGCCGACGGCCTGGAGCGGCGCGAGCCGGAGGGGCTGGCCGTCGAGGTGGACCCGGCGACCGGCGAGACCCGGCTGCTGTTCGGCTTCAGCGACACCGTCCCCGGCACCACCGGGCGCCGCAACGTCACCATCGGCTGGTACCCGACCCAGCCGGCGGTCGACGGAGTGAAGGTGCTGTCCGACTGGGAGAACCTCACCCTCGCCACCGGCGTCAAGGCGGGCGCCGAGGCTCCGCGCGGCCGCCTGGTCGCCCTCGCGGACACCACGTATCTCCAGCTGCGCGGCACCCTCACCTGCAACCTCACCGGTGACGCCCTGATCGCGACGCTGCCGCAGCGGCTCTGGCCCACGCGGCCCGTGCGGCAGAACACCCCGCGCAACATGTACTACGGGGTGGGAGTGTGCCGGGTCGAGGCGAACAAGCTCGGCGAGCTGTGGGCGTTCGGCGCCGGCGCGGACAACGCCATCTCCTGGATCGACCTCGACTGCGTCTCGGCCGCCTGGCGATGACGGCGCCCGACCTCGGACACCCCCACCACCTCTCGCGATCCGGAGGATCGACCATGCCCTCGCGCACCACCAGCCGCCGCTCCCTGCTCGCCACGGCCCTCGCGGTACCCACCGCGGCCGTCGGTGTGCCGCTGCTCACCGCCTCGCCCGCCGCCGCTGCCCCGACCGGGGTGCAGGTCGTCGTGGACTGGACGGCCATCGCGCTGGCCGCGGGCGTCTCCGCGGGCGCGGACACACCCGCGCAGGCCCGTGTGGTGAGCATCGCGGGCACCGAGTTCCTCCAGCTGCGCGGCACGCTCACCTGCAACTTCTCCGGCGACTCGCAGCTGGGCACCCTCCCGGCGGCCATCCGCCCGCCGAAGACGACCCGCGGTGTCTGCCCGCGCAACAACCACCTCGGCGTCAACGCCACCCGTGTGGAGGCCGACACGGCGGGCCGCGTCATGGTGTACGGCCCGCAGACCACGGACCCGGTCACCTGGATCCAGCTCGACAACTTCTCGTCGGTGCTGCGCTGACGTATACGGGGTGGGGCAGACGGCTCGCCCCACCCCGCCCGGGGAACACCGTGTCCCGAGGCGGTCGAGCAGTTCGCGCGCGACGGCCGACACGGCTTCCCCGCCCCGCAGTCGAGGGCGTCCGCGGCTCAGCGCTCCGCGAGCACCGCCCGGATCACATGCCGGGCGTTGTTCGCCATCGCCGGGTTGGTCGTCCGGTAGTAGGGCAGCGCGATCAGCGCCTGTGAGAGGGTCCGTCCCCGGCCGCGGATCCAGGTGGCGTCGTCCACGCCGAGCGCCTCGCGGAAGACGTTCCGTGCGTCGGCGGGCAGCAGGTTCCAGGCGGGGAAGAGGTCGCAGGCGGGGTCGCCCACCCCCGTGCAACCGAAGTCGATCACCGAGGTCAGCCTGCCGCCGTCCACGAGGAGGTTGCCCGGCATCAGGTCGGCGTGCAGCCACACCGGCGGCCCGTCCCAGGCCGGGGCCCGCAGCGCGTCCTCCCACACGGCGAGCACGGCATCGCAGTCGATGCCCTCCTGCGGGATCCCGCGCAGTTCGTCGATCGCCGCGCGGGTCGACGCGTCGAGCGCGGCGACGGGCCCGCCCCGGTAGGCGGGCGGCGCGTCCGGCAGGGTGAGACCGCGCATCGCCGTCACGAACCCGGCCAAGTCCTCGGCCAGCGCGACCGGTTCGCTCAGCGCTCCCGCCTCGGGGTTCTCCCCCGCCAGCCACCGGTACACCGACCAGACCCACGGATACCCCTCGGCCGGCTCCCCCGCTCCGAGCACCTCGGGGACCGGCGTGGACAGCACCGAGGCGAGGCGGGGCAGCCACTCCCGCTCCATCGACACGTCCGCGGCTCCGCCCGGCAGCAGCGGCAGCCGTACGACCATGCTGTCGCCCAGCCGGTACATGGCGTTGACCGTCCCACCGGACGGAAAGCGCACCACCGGCAGCCCCGCCCACTGGGGGAACTGCCCGGCGACCAACCGCCGTACGAGCGCGTCGTCGATGGGGTGCTGGTCGGTGTGCAACTGCCCGGTGCTCATGGGCGACCATCCGACCGCCGGACGGCGGCGGGCGTCAAACGCTTTTCCCCGGCGCTTTCCTCACGCCGGGACGAGCGAGCGCGTGCCTGCCGCGTTCGGGCGCGCCGCACCCACCCGCTGTTCCAGGTGTTCCCGGACGCGTGGCCACTCCTCGTCGAGGATCGAGTAGAAGGCCGTACCGCGGACCATGCCGTCCAGGCCACGGGAGTGTGCCCGGTGTACGCCGTCGAGGGTCGCGCCGAGGCGTTCGATCGCGGTGCGCGAGCGCAGGTTGCGGGCGTCGGCGCGCAGGGACACGCGCCGCACGCCCCAGGTCTCGAAGGCGTGCCGCAGCATCAACAGCTTGGCCTCGGTGTTGATGCCGGTGCCCTGGGCGCACGCGGAGAGCCAGGTGCCACCGATCTCCGCCGCGTCGGGGATCGCCGTTGGTACGGGACCCAGCGGGCCGCGCGGGGCCGGAGGCCAGGGCACCGGCCCCTGCCAGTAGTCCAGCTCGCAGAAGCGCGTCGAGCCCACCACCCGGCCGTCGGCGATCCGCACCGTGGCGAACGGCAGCGCGCGTCCCGCGGCCCGGGCCGCCAGCGCGTCGGCGACATACCGCTCCGTCGCCTCCGCCCCGCAGGGCACGGGCGTGAAGGCATAGCTGCCGCGATCCTCGGCGGCGGCTCGCGCCAGGGCCTCGACGTGATGTTCGGCGAGCGGCTCGAGCCGGAGGGTGCGGCCGCGGAGGGTGACGGTTTCGGGCACGGGCCTTGCGTCCTTGAGCGAAGGGGCGGGGTGGGTGACGAGCCCCGGTCGATGGCACGGCGGACGGATCGTCGTCACCGTTGCGCGCGGGATGTGGATCAGTGTGAGCCCCGGGTGGCGCCGCGCGGGGGGCCGACACGTTAAGGATTGCCGACGTCGGGGTGAAAGGGGGGTGGTGGGGCGCGGGACTTCGAGGAGTGGGTGGAGCGGATCGTCCACTCGCGCGAGATCGGCGTCCCGGGGGTGGCGCGGGAGCGGCGGCAACGGCGCCCGTGGCGCCCGTTAGGGTGATGTTGATCAACCCTTCAAGAAAGGCCCCGCACCCCAAAGTGACCGCCTCACGCCCTCACGCCCTCTTCTCCTTCGGCACGCTGATGGACGAGCGGGTCCAGACCGCCCTCTTCGGCCAGGCCGTGCCCACCGCTCCGGCGTCGCTCTCCGGCTACACGACCAGGCCCCTCGCGATAACCGACGAGTCCGTGATCGCCACCAGCGGTCTGGACGTACACCTGACGCTGGAGCGCGAGTACGGGGCGGTGGTCGAAGGCGCCGTGCTGCGCCTCACCGACCAGGACCTCGCCGCGGCCGACGCGTACGAAGTCGACGACTACATCCGTCGGCGGGTGCTCCTCTCCTCCGGCGAGAGCGCCTGGGCCTACCTGGACGCGAAGCCACTGCGCCCGGCGGCGCGCATCGTGATCGTGGGCGACAGCATCGCGTACGGGCGCTGCGACCCCCAGGGAGGATGGGCGGCCCGCCTCGCGGCCACCCACATCGGCGGGAACGAGGCCGAGCACCGGGTCTTCAACCTGGCCATCCCGGGCAGCACGCTGGCCCAGGCCGCCGAGCAGACACCGGCGCTGCTGGGCCCCCGTCTGCCCGACACCCTTCTCGTCGCCGCCGGGATCAACGACTCCGCCGTGCCCCTGTCCGCCCCGGAGGACCATCACGACGGACTCGCGCGCATCGCGGACAGCCTCGGCTCACTCGCCGCCACCGCCCTCGCGCACAACGCGCGCCTCGTCGTCGTGGGCCCGATCTGGCTCGACGAGGAGCGCACCCGGGACTACGGAGGCCTGCGCTTCACCAAGGAGCGGGCGCTGGCCCTGCGCGAGTCCCTGCGGACCTGGTGCCAGGAGAACCACATCGACTTCCTCGACATGTGGGAGCCCCTGTACGAGAAGACCGACCTGCTCGTCGACGGCCTGCACCCGGCGGCCGACGGGCACGAGGCGCTCTACCAGCACCTCATCACTGTCGGCGGCTGAGCCCGGCGGACCGGGCGCACATACGGAATCACGCCTTCCTGCGATGTGATCAGGACAGCATTCGCCCGGCCGGGGCGCAGGCGACAACTCGCTGCCGGTTCCTCCTGTTGGGTCTCTCGTCAGAGACCGTCCGCCGCCCCGGGGCTCCCCTCCGGGCGGCGGACGGTCGCCGCCGAGAGAGGAACACCAGGCACCGATGAACATCAGTCGTACCGTCTCGCGGGCCGCGACCGCCGCCGCCCTGGCCGCGGCGCTGAGCGCGGGCGCGATCCAGAGCGCGGCCGCAGCTCCCCCGGTCGAGCGCGCGGGCGCGGCCCGTACGGTCAACGCCCCCGTCCTCACCCCCGTATTCACCCCCGTCTTCAAAGAGCCGCTGGACGACGGCGGTTGGACGGGTGACGGGCTGTCGCTGAACGCCGCCGACAACGCCAGGGTCGACGCCTTCATCGACCGGGCCAAGAAGGCCGAGCGCACCATCAGCCCCCAGGTGAGGACAGCCGCGCTGATCAGCGGCGCCGAGCTCATCGGGTTCGACCACCGCCTCAAGTCGGCGGACTCGCTCAAGCGCAAGGTCGCCACCTCCTTGCTGGAACACCCCGAGCGGGACGTGAACGACGCGCTGGCCGGCATCGGCGACTCGGTGCGCTACACGCTCCAGTGGCCGGACGGCCGCTACACCGAGGGCGTCGCGCTCGCCGCCTCCGTGCTGTCCGGGTGGGGCAACGACAACACGAAGTGGTCCAACACCTGGGGCCGCGCCAGGGGCTACAAGGCCATCAACTCCGCTTGGCGGGCCCCTCGTTCGGAGCACCTCTTCGAGGTGCAGTTCCACACCCCGGCGAGCAAGTACGCCCAGGAGGCCACGCACAAGTTGTACGAGGAGCAGCGCCTCCCCGGTACGAGCCCCGAGCGCGTCAAGGAGCTCCAGGCACAGCAGGACGCGATCTTCGCCGCGGTCCCGGTGCCGCCGGGAGCCGACGGCCTGACCGCTCCGGAGCCTCGCGTGCCCCGGCTGCCCCAGCCGTCCCTGCGGCCGCAGCCCGTCGGCTGAGGTAGGCGTCGACTGATCTCGCCGACGGCCGTTGTCAGTGGCTGCGGCAATACTCGAAGCCGAGGAGCCCTCCGGGTTCCGCAGACGAAAGGACAGCCATGGCCGAGGTATTGCTGTTCCACCACGCGCAGGGCCTGACCTCCGGCGTCCGCGCCTTCGCAAAGACGCTGAGAGCGGCGGGCCACACCGTCCATGTCCCGGATCTGTACGAGGGACGGGTCTTCGACGACCTGGCGGACGGGGTGGCCCACGTACAGGAGACGGGGTTCGGCACGATCGTCGAGCGCGGGCGGGCGGTCGCCGAAGGGCTGCCCGCCGAGCTCGTCTACGCGGGCTTCTCCCTCGGCGTGCTGCCCGCGCAGTCCCTCGCCCAGACCCGGCCGGGGGCGAAGGGCGCGCTGCTGTTCCACTCCTGTGTGCCGGTCACGGAGTTCGGTGAGGCGTGGCCGCAGGGGGTTCCGGTCCAGATCCACGGGATGGACGGGGACGAGTACTTCGTGGACGAGGGGGACATCGAGGCGGCCCGGGCCCTGGTGGAGTCGACGCCGGACGCCGAGCTGTTCGTCTACCCCGGCAAGCAGCACCTGTTCGCCGACGACAGCCTGCCCTCATACACCGAGGAGGCGGCCGCGCTGCTCACCCGGCGCGTGCTCGCCTTCCTCGACGCCGTCGGCTAGGGCCGGTCCGAGAGACCGGGCGGCCACGGCCGGCCCGTGTTCACCCGCCGTCCCGTCGTGAAGGACGTCGGGCGGTCGCGGGTGGGGCGTTCCGGCAGGGGGTCGGGTGCGCGGCCGGACGGTGTGCGGGGCGCGCCCGCGGTGGCCGCGTGGGTGGTCAGGGCCGTGATGTGGTCGGTGAAGTCCGGGTCGGGCAGGGGGAGGTCGAGGTCGTCGTCGACGTAGGAGAGCGCGGCCGGTATGTAGTCGAGGACGGCGTGGACCAGGTCGGGCACCGGGAGCGGGCCGGTGCGCAGGGCGCGCAGGATGCGCAGCGTGGTGGTCAGGTCCACGTTCGCGGCGGTCGCGCCGTGGGCGCTGAGGGTGTCGGTCTGGGTGTGCCACCACTCCGCCTCGGGGTGTTCGCCCAGGGCGCGGTGGTGCAGGCCGAGGCAGAACGTGGCGGCCGCGTCGCCCGCCCCGGCCGCGTACTGCCACCAGAAGCGGGCCGATTCGGGGCGGCCGGTCAGATGCAGCATGCAGCCCAGGATGCGGGCACCGGCCGGCTCGGGCAGCGCACGGGCGAAGAAGGGCTGGAGGTCGTCGAGCGCGTCGGGGTGGATGACGAACATCTCGCAGACGACGGTGAGGTCCTGGGCGGCGCACACCTCGTCCAGCGGCGGTCCCGGCTCGGACAGGAGCGCCCGCCAGGCGGCCAGCGGGAAGCGGCCCGTCCGGGCCGGAACAGGGGGCGGCGGAGCGGCGACCCGGGCGGCGAGGCGCTGTTCGGCGGCGTCGACGTCGGCCTCGGTGCAGGGCCGGTGCGCCAGGCGGGCGCGGGCGAGCACGCCGTCAATGGGCGATGTCATCAGCGTGCCCCTCCTCGGTCTGCTCGGCCGCGAGACCGAGGGTGTGGCGCAGCCGGCGCTTGGCGTGGCGGGCGGTGGAGCGGACGGCGGCCGCGGTGATGCCGAGGTGGTCGCCGACCTGTGCGGGGGTCAGGCCGTGCAGGTGGAGCAGGAGCATGACGTCCATCTGGCGCGGCGGGAGCTGGCGTACCGCGTGGAAGAGGGCCAGGCTCTCCTCCAGCTGGCCGATGGGATCGGCGGTCCGGGTCAGGGCGACGGTCTCGAAGGCGGCTGCCTCCAGCAGTGCGGGGCGCCGTTTGCGGGCGCGGGCCAGGTCGAGGGTGCGACTGCGCAGCACGCTCCAGGCGTACGCGGCGGGGTTCTCCTTCGACAGGACGGCGGTCCAGATCATCAGGAGCTGTTCGAAGGCGGCGTCGACGGCTTCCTCGGCGTCCGCGCGGTGGTTGAGGATGGTCTGCGCCCAGCGCAGATAGACGGGCCGGTGCATGTGGTGGAACGCGCTGAAGTCCACCGGAAGTTGCTGGTTGGTCATCGCGGGTCTGCCCGGCGCGCGGTGCGGGAAGTCCTGGCTCACCGGTCTCCCTCTCCGTCCGTACGGAGCAACTCGCTCACACCCGTCCGTACGCCCGCGGCGGCCGCGCGCCGCAGTAACAGGGCCGCGTCGCGGCCGAACACCCGCACCGCGAGAACTGCCAGGACCACATCGCCTACCCGATCGATCGTCACGAGACTTCCGGCTCCTTAGTGGTGCACGACTGGGGCCGCCCGTCCCGCCCCCCGACGGCCCCGGAAGGCGCTGGTGCGCGCCTTCGAACAGATGACGCGCGGCGGCACCGGAATGTGCAACCGCGGAGCTGTGAAAGGTCACCGGGCACTTGCGTTCCAGTGGCGAACATACATTTGCAGCGCCGCGCTCGACCCCCGTCCTCGCTGGTGGTGTAGACCCATCTCGCCCGACGCCGGGGGTCTCACCTGCTGTTCGAGCGAGCGGCGCGTTGCGTCGGCGCAAGATTGCGCAAACCGTAAGCAACGTGACGCCCGAGCCTCATGTGACGTAAGACACAGGCCATATGAGGCAACCGATTTCCCCGGGCGCCGTCAGGGAGCCGCGCCTGGGGGGCTATCGTGCACCTGCCCACAGCAGGAACGATCTTTGCCCACCACCTTGCCCACCGCCTTTGCCCACGACTTTCGCCGACGACCTTTTGTCAAGGAGTGAGAGACATCAGACGTATATGTGCCGCGGCGTTGCTCGCCGGGTCCCTCCTGGCCGCGCTGCTCGTCCCGTCCCCGGCCGCCGTGGCGGACCCGGCGCCGATGCCCACGACGGGCGCGGTCTTCAACGACCCGCAGGGCACCGTGGCCGAGCAGAACGCGATCAAGGACCATATCGTCGGGGCGATCGACAACACCCAGAGCGGCCGTACGCTGCGCGCCGCCATGTACGCCCTGACCGACACCGGCTACAGCGACGCGCTGATCCGCGCCCATGACCGGGGCGTACAGGTACGGGTCGTCCTCGACTACGCGTTCTCCACCTCCACGGCCGCCACACAGCTGGCGGCCGCGCTCGGCCAGGACATGGCCCAGCCGTCCTGGCTCCACGTGTGCCCGAAGGACCGGGCGTGCATCGCGGACACCACGCTCGACCCGAGCAAGAACCACATCAACCACAACAAGTTCTTCCTCTTCTCCCGGGTGGGAGACGCGGGCGTCGCCGAGGACGTGGTGATCCAGACGTCCGCCAACCAGACCCCGGCGAACACCTCCCGGTTCTGGAACAACGCGTACACCTCGGTCGGCAACACCGACCTCTACACCGCGTACACGGCGTACTTCAACGACCTCGCCGCGGAGAAGCGCAACGCCGACTACTACCGGCAGGGCACCACGTCCGGGGGCGAGAAGTACTACTTCTTCCCGCAGCAGACCGGTGATCTCATGGTCGACGTACTGAACAACGTGTCGTGCACGGGCAACACGACGGTCGGATCCGCCTCCCACAAGACGGTCATCCGCGTCGCGGCCTACGCCTTCACCCGCACCGAGGTCGCGAACAAGCTACGGCAGCTGGCCGACCAGGAGTGCTGGATCGAGGTCGTCTACAACACGACGAGCCAGCTCGCGGCCCTCGGCAACCACGCGCGCATCAAGCCGTACCAGCTCCACCTCGACAACGGCACGCCCGACAGCGACGCGGACGACCTGTTCGTGCACTCCAAGTACCTGCTGGTCGAGGGCAACTACGCGGGGCACCCGGACACCAAGTGGACCTTCACCGGCTCCCACAACCTCGACGTCTCCTCCCTGCGGGAGAACGACGAGGCGCTGCTGCGCGTCGAGGGTGCCCCGACCCACGACGCCTACCGGAGCAACTTCCTCGCGATGCGCTCCAAGGCCACCCTGACCGGCTGACAGAAGAGCGGCCGGAGCCGGATCGGCGCACCACGGGTCCCGTCAAGGGAACGTCCGTGCGAAACTGTCGCCGTTCCGATCACGGCAGCACCGAAACGTGTATGAAGGAGCGGCGTCGTTGAGCGTCACCATTGAAGGACAGATAGACCTCGCGGGACCGGTGGGCAAGCTGCTGCACCGGCGCCCGCTCAAGAACAGCACTGTGATGCAGTCGTTCAGCACCGAGCCGGTGTCGGGCGACCTCTTCGTGCTCCAGCTGATGCAGGGCGGCCTGACCCTCAGCGGCGAGTCCGGGCCGGTCGACTACGACACCCGCAACGCGCACGGCGACATGTGTCTGACCCGCCTCAACCGGTCGGGCGCCATCACCGGCTACATGTATCTGCGGGGCTTCGGACACGGCGTCAACCTCGGCATCGAGAACCGGGGCGGCGTCATCCGCCTGTGGACCGAGACGGCGTCGCAGCCCAACAGCAAGAACGAGGGCTTCGGCACCTCCATCACCAACTTCGACTTCCGGTCGGGGACGGTCCTGGACTACGGCTCCTCGCTGCACGCCAAGCCGTACCGCCCCACGCCGAACGCGCTCTTCGCCACCCCCACCATCGACCGCAGCGCCAACGAGCTGGTGGTGCGGTTCTACGACGGCGGGACGCACGTCGAGCGGTACGACCTGGCCAAGGCCTCGGCGGGTGTCTTCGAGCCGCTCCAGCGCATCACGCTGCCCACGGACCTGGGCGTGTTCCAGGGGTACGCCTCCCACAAGGGCGTGCTGTACTGCCTCAACGGCGAGTCCAGCACCGCGACCAGGAACCCTCCGCCGGGCAACACCTACATCACCGCGATCGAGTGGGCCACCGGGAACGTCCTGGACCACCACTTCATCACCGCCGCGCCGGGCCTTGAGTGGCGCGAGCCCGAGGGTATGCACGTGGACGTGCGGGACGGCGTGACCAACCTGCACTTCGGCTTCGCCTGCGAGGACCCCGGACCGCGCACCTGCACCATCGTGACGCTCCCGGACACCCAGGAGGTCGACGGCGTCAAGGTGATCACCGACTGGCAGCCGATCGAGCTCGCCTCGGGCGTCACCGCCGACCAGAACCCGCCGCAGGGCCGCCTCATCAGCATCGCCGGTACCACGACGCTCCAGCTCAGCGGCGGCGTCAAGGGAACCTTCGACGGCGACGCGGTCATCGGCACCCTGCCCGACACGCTGACCCCCAGCGTGCCGACGCGCGCCAACGTGCCGCGCAACAACAACGGCGGCTACTGCGTCGCCCGGGTCGAGGCCGGTACGGACCGCGCACTGCGGCTGTTCGGCGGACGCGACACCAACGCCATCACCTGGGCCCAGCTCGACAGCTTCAGCGCCGCCTGGCGCTGACCGCGCCCGCAGACCTCTCCGTCATTTCGCACAAGGCCTCGTCAAGGAGACCAACCACCATGTCCTACAACCGCCGCAGCATCCTCGGTGCCGCCTTCGCCGTGCCCGCCGCCGTGGCCGTCGCCAACCTCGCCGCCGCCTCCCCCGCGGCCGCCGCCGGTGTGGAGGCCGGCGAGTGGGCCGACCTGGTCCTGGAGCCCGGCATCACCGCGCAGACCGGGTCGACCCCGCAGGTCCGCCTCGTCACCATCGCGGGCACCACGTTCCTCCAGGCCCGTGGCATCATCACCGGCAACTTCACCGCCGACACCAAGGTGGCGACGCTGCCAGCCGCCATGGCCCGGCCCACCTCGTACATCCGCGCCACCGCGCCCCGCAACAACAGCCAGGGCATCAACGCCTGCCGCTTCGAGGTGAACACCGCCGGTTCCGTGACGGTCTTCGGTGCCAACACCGGCAACCCGATCACCTGGGTGCAGTTCGACTCGGTCCAGACGATCTGGCACTGAGACGGGCCCGTGCACCGGGACGCTCGCTGAGGGTTCCGGTGCACTCCCCGCTCAGGCCCCGGCCCCGGCCTCTGTACGAGTGGTGCGGCGCCGGGGCCGTCCCCGGTTGCGGCCGCGGCGCGTACGGCGCCGGCTGGCCCCGAGCCACGCCTCGGCCTCCGGGTCCCGCGCGGCCAGCTCCGCGAGCGCCGGGTGCGGCACCATCGACGCCAGCCGTTCGGCGAAGGGGTCCGGCAGGTCGGCCGGGGTGCGATAGCCGTCGAGCCCGGCGATCTGGGCGCACAGCGCCAGGCCGGTGACGACGGCGGCGGCCCACTGGAGCGGTCCGTGGGGCCTCATGCCGAACAGCCCGGCGGCGGCGAACCCGAACTGCCCCAGGATCAGCAGCCACCCGGTGCAGCCCAGACAGCCCATGTCGCGCGGGGACGGCGGCCGCTGCGGCCGCAGGCGGGCGTCGCGGTCGGCGTGGAACCGCGTCCGGACGTCGCCGAACACGGTGTCGCGGAGCAACACGCTGCCGAGGGTGGCGGGTGCGGTGCGGCGGCGCAGCGCGGTGAGCAGGGCGTCCGGAAGCGGGTGCCCCGCGGTGCTCGCGGGATCGGCACCGGCCTCGGTGAGGCTCATGTTGCCGCGGTGGTTGACGGTGACCAGCCCGTCGAGCACCAGCCGGGCGGCCGCCGCCTGGATGTCGTCCTCGGACCACCACGCGTCGCGCACGGCGTAGTACGGATCGATCTCGATCGCGGCGCAGTGCGCGACCGCCTCCCGGTACCACCGCCGCTCGCGCAGGCGGCGCATACCGAGCACCCCGTACTGCACGGCGGTGACGGGAAGTACGACGCAGGCGAGGATGACGTGGTCCACGCGCCGAGCGTAGGGGCGCGGCGCGGGAGGGGTACATCCATTATCCGACGGCTCCCCTGCCTGCCCCAAACGCCCTCGCATGCCCCAAGTGCCGGGCGGGGCGGGGAACTCGTGCTCAGAGTGCGGGTACGGGCTGTGGCGCGG encodes the following:
- a CDS encoding GNAT family N-acetyltransferase yields the protein MPETVTLRGRTLRLEPLAEHHVEALARAAAEDRGSYAFTPVPCGAEATERYVADALAARAAGRALPFATVRIADGRVVGSTRFCELDYWQGPVPWPPAPRGPLGPVPTAIPDAAEIGGTWLSACAQGTGINTEAKLLMLRHAFETWGVRRVSLRADARNLRSRTAIERLGATLDGVHRAHSRGLDGMVRGTAFYSILDEEWPRVREHLEQRVGAARPNAAGTRSLVPA
- a CDS encoding phosphatidylserine/phosphatidylglycerophosphate/cardiolipin synthase family protein, which codes for MLAGSLLAALLVPSPAAVADPAPMPTTGAVFNDPQGTVAEQNAIKDHIVGAIDNTQSGRTLRAAMYALTDTGYSDALIRAHDRGVQVRVVLDYAFSTSTAATQLAAALGQDMAQPSWLHVCPKDRACIADTTLDPSKNHINHNKFFLFSRVGDAGVAEDVVIQTSANQTPANTSRFWNNAYTSVGNTDLYTAYTAYFNDLAAEKRNADYYRQGTTSGGEKYYFFPQQTGDLMVDVLNNVSCTGNTTVGSASHKTVIRVAAYAFTRTEVANKLRQLADQECWIEVVYNTTSQLAALGNHARIKPYQLHLDNGTPDSDADDLFVHSKYLLVEGNYAGHPDTKWTFTGSHNLDVSSLRENDEALLRVEGAPTHDAYRSNFLAMRSKATLTG
- a CDS encoding dienelactone hydrolase family protein; the encoded protein is MAEVLLFHHAQGLTSGVRAFAKTLRAAGHTVHVPDLYEGRVFDDLADGVAHVQETGFGTIVERGRAVAEGLPAELVYAGFSLGVLPAQSLAQTRPGAKGALLFHSCVPVTEFGEAWPQGVPVQIHGMDGDEYFVDEGDIEAARALVESTPDAELFVYPGKQHLFADDSLPSYTEEAAALLTRRVLAFLDAVG
- a CDS encoding GDSL-type esterase/lipase family protein; this encodes MTASRPHALFSFGTLMDERVQTALFGQAVPTAPASLSGYTTRPLAITDESVIATSGLDVHLTLEREYGAVVEGAVLRLTDQDLAAADAYEVDDYIRRRVLLSSGESAWAYLDAKPLRPAARIVIVGDSIAYGRCDPQGGWAARLAATHIGGNEAEHRVFNLAIPGSTLAQAAEQTPALLGPRLPDTLLVAAGINDSAVPLSAPEDHHDGLARIADSLGSLAATALAHNARLVVVGPIWLDEERTRDYGGLRFTKERALALRESLRTWCQENHIDFLDMWEPLYEKTDLLVDGLHPAADGHEALYQHLITVGG
- a CDS encoding sigma-70 family RNA polymerase sigma factor, with translation MSQDFPHRAPGRPAMTNQQLPVDFSAFHHMHRPVYLRWAQTILNHRADAEEAVDAAFEQLLMIWTAVLSKENPAAYAWSVLRSRTLDLARARKRRPALLEAAAFETVALTRTADPIGQLEESLALFHAVRQLPPRQMDVMLLLHLHGLTPAQVGDHLGITAAAVRSTARHAKRRLRHTLGLAAEQTEEGHADDIAH
- a CDS encoding aminoglycoside phosphotransferase family protein; this encodes MSTGQLHTDQHPIDDALVRRLVAGQFPQWAGLPVVRFPSGGTVNAMYRLGDSMVVRLPLLPGGAADVSMEREWLPRLASVLSTPVPEVLGAGEPAEGYPWVWSVYRWLAGENPEAGALSEPVALAEDLAGFVTAMRGLTLPDAPPAYRGGPVAALDASTRAAIDELRGIPQEGIDCDAVLAVWEDALRAPAWDGPPVWLHADLMPGNLLVDGGRLTSVIDFGCTGVGDPACDLFPAWNLLPADARNVFREALGVDDATWIRGRGRTLSQALIALPYYRTTNPAMANNARHVIRAVLAER
- a CDS encoding ATP nucleotide 3'-pyrophosphokinase, translating into MQSAAAAPPVERAGAARTVNAPVLTPVFTPVFKEPLDDGGWTGDGLSLNAADNARVDAFIDRAKKAERTISPQVRTAALISGAELIGFDHRLKSADSLKRKVATSLLEHPERDVNDALAGIGDSVRYTLQWPDGRYTEGVALAASVLSGWGNDNTKWSNTWGRARGYKAINSAWRAPRSEHLFEVQFHTPASKYAQEATHKLYEEQRLPGTSPERVKELQAQQDAIFAAVPVPPGADGLTAPEPRVPRLPQPSLRPQPVG